One Deltaproteobacteria bacterium DNA window includes the following coding sequences:
- a CDS encoding response regulator, with protein MGKKILTVDNDRFMLEFITDLLREQGHDVKAAEDGLSALEILKTYIPDIVFLDLVMPNISGDRLCRIIRRMPDLRNPYIVVLSATVAEEPIRFVELGANACIAKGPLDEMSGRILDAVDEAGRSSSLSPDERAVDLTGIYRRGITKELLSVQRHMETILNNISEGVLELNSEGKVIFANNVALSLFGGSEEMLLGKPFIDLFDETERKVIADVLKAIGAGSPETIDSFRVQANGEALLLKILPVEDNLEWSVVVIAVPLRKFACSHADGS; from the coding sequence ATGGGTAAAAAAATTCTGACGGTCGACAATGATCGATTTATGCTGGAATTTATCACCGACTTGCTGAGGGAACAGGGCCACGACGTCAAGGCCGCCGAAGACGGACTCTCAGCGCTGGAAATCCTGAAGACCTACATTCCTGACATTGTGTTCCTGGACCTTGTCATGCCGAACATCAGCGGCGACAGGTTGTGCCGGATTATTCGAAGAATGCCGGATCTCAGGAATCCATACATTGTGGTCTTATCGGCAACCGTGGCCGAGGAACCGATCCGCTTTGTTGAGCTGGGGGCCAACGCCTGCATCGCCAAGGGACCTCTTGACGAAATGTCCGGGCGCATACTCGATGCGGTAGACGAGGCGGGCCGCTCCTCATCGCTCTCCCCGGACGAACGCGCTGTGGATCTCACGGGCATCTATCGCCGGGGGATTACCAAAGAGCTCCTCTCCGTTCAAAGACACATGGAAACCATATTGAACAACATCTCCGAGGGCGTCCTCGAGCTGAATTCTGAAGGAAAGGTCATTTTCGCCAACAATGTTGCCTTGTCTCTGTTCGGCGGTTCTGAAGAAATGCTTCTGGGCAAACCATTTATCGACCTCTTTGATGAAACGGAACGTAAGGTGATCGCCGATGTGCTGAAAGCCATCGGGGCCGGCAGCCCGGAAACGATCGATTCGTTCCGTGTTCAGGCAAATGGTGAAGCCCTGTTGCTTAAGATTCTCCCGGTCGAAGACAACCTGGAATGGTCTGTGGTGGTCATCGCCGTGCCGCTTCGAAAATTCGCCTGTTCCCACGCTGATGGTTCCTGA
- a CDS encoding HDOD domain-containing protein, translating to MDIYVARQPIFNRKKKLYGYELLFRDSLSNVFPDVDGHAATSKILSHSFFSMGMDAITGGRFAFINFTDQLLVKRIPLLFPKDKLVVEILEDVEAVEPVLEACRELRGMGYQLAMDDFVYRKSLEPLMALAGIIKIDFVLTPRDKLADLLGKLLPFKLKLLAEKVETYEEFRQALDMGFEYFQGYFFSKPEILKGKSTSPAKLTILQIMAEANREDCSFSHIETVIQRDVAIAYKLMRYINSAYFRRVQEVSSMKQAIVLLGEKEIRRFVSLMALANLAEDKPDELVRASIIRAKLCELLGKGDGVHVDEAELFTLGLFSLIDAILDEPIMDIMEKLPLSEDIKSAIVRGEGRLAAYLDIAYSYETGDWQRLRDAVTKAGVEEETIPQSYLEATAWAESLASL from the coding sequence ATGGACATATATGTAGCCAGGCAGCCTATCTTCAACAGAAAGAAAAAACTGTACGGCTATGAACTCCTCTTCAGGGACAGCCTCTCAAATGTATTTCCCGATGTAGACGGTCACGCCGCTACCTCCAAGATCCTTTCCCACAGCTTTTTTTCCATGGGCATGGACGCCATCACCGGCGGCAGGTTCGCCTTCATCAACTTCACCGACCAGCTCCTTGTGAAAAGGATCCCGCTGCTCTTCCCGAAAGACAAGCTTGTGGTCGAGATCCTGGAGGACGTGGAGGCCGTGGAACCCGTGCTGGAAGCATGCAGGGAATTGCGTGGAATGGGATACCAGTTGGCCATGGACGACTTTGTATACAGGAAAAGCCTGGAGCCCCTCATGGCCCTTGCCGGTATCATCAAGATCGACTTCGTACTCACGCCCAGGGACAAGCTGGCAGATCTCTTGGGCAAGCTACTCCCTTTTAAACTGAAGCTCCTTGCCGAGAAAGTGGAAACCTATGAGGAATTCCGGCAGGCCCTCGACATGGGCTTTGAATACTTTCAGGGGTATTTTTTCAGCAAACCCGAGATACTCAAGGGGAAAAGCACCTCGCCGGCTAAACTGACCATCCTTCAGATCATGGCCGAGGCCAACAGGGAGGATTGCAGTTTCTCACACATTGAAACGGTGATCCAGCGGGATGTGGCCATCGCCTACAAGCTCATGCGATATATCAACTCGGCCTATTTCAGACGCGTCCAGGAGGTCTCCTCCATGAAGCAGGCCATTGTCCTTCTCGGGGAAAAGGAAATCCGCCGATTCGTCTCCCTGATGGCCTTGGCAAACCTGGCGGAAGACAAACCGGATGAACTGGTAAGGGCCTCCATCATAAGGGCCAAGCTATGCGAACTCCTGGGCAAGGGGGATGGCGTTCATGTGGACGAAGCCGAACTCTTTACCCTTGGCCTCTTCTCCCTCATCGACGCCATACTTGACGAACCCATCATGGACATAATGGAAAAGCTTCCCCTTTCGGAAGATATCAAATCGGCCATTGTCCGGGGAGAAGGGAGGCTCGCCGCATATCTCGATATTGCATATTCCTACGAAACCGGAGACTGGCAGCGATTACGAGACGCAGTGACAAAAGCAGGCGTAGAAGAAGAAACCATTCCCCAATCCTAT